A genome region from Macadamia integrifolia cultivar HAES 741 unplaced genomic scaffold, SCU_Mint_v3 scaffold2651, whole genome shotgun sequence includes the following:
- the LOC122066982 gene encoding gibberellin 2-beta-dioxygenase 8: MDSEPPFQDAYKSLLEEQDNSKAVKLIDEFVEDCEVPVIDLSRLNGCNNEADKEECKKEIAKASKEWGFFQVVNHGIPQDVLQRMRREQVKLFRQPFQNKAAGKGDHKVSDLSGNNSYRWGTPTATCLKQLSWTEAFHIPITDVSNSAAGQPNRLSLTIKEFASTVSSLAQTIAEILAENLGLKSAFFTENCWPNTCYLRMNRYPPCPLPLKVFGLLPHTDSNFLTILYQDQVGGLQLVKDGRWVTVKPNPEALIINIGDLFQAWSNDAYKSVKHRVVTNGRVERFSVAYFFCPSYDTIIQSCKDGPRVYRKFSFREYREQVQEDVRTTGNKVGLPRFLLSEGQ; the protein is encoded by the exons ATGGACTCAGAACCGCCATTTCAAGATGCCTACAAGTCCCTGTTGGAGGAACAAGATAATTCCAAAGCAGTGAAACTGATTGATGAGTTTGTTGAAGATTGCGAGGTCCCTGTAATAGATCTAAGCCGTTTAAATGGATGCAACAACGAAGCAGATAAAGAAGAGTGCAAGAAGGAGATAGCCAAAGCTTCAAAAGAGTGGGGATTCTTTCAGGTAGTAAACCATGGAATACCTCAAGACGTTCTGCAGAGGATGCGGCGTGAGCAGGTGAAGCTCTTCCGGCAGCCGTTTCAGAACAAGGCGGCCGGCAAAGGAGATCATAAGGTATCAGATTTATCGGGGAATAATAGCTACCGGTGGGGGACTCCGACTGCGACATGTCTGAAGCAACTCTCCTGGACTGAGGCTTTTCATATTCCTATCACCGATGTTTCCAACTCTGCGGCAGGCCAACCCAACAGACTCAG CTTGACCATAAAAGAGTTTGCCTCAACAGTTTCTTCTTTGGCCCAAACAATAGCTGAGATTTTGGCAGAGAATTTGGGTCTGAAATCTGCTTTCTTCACAGAAAATTGCTGGCCAAACACTTGTTATCTTAGAATGAACAGATACCCACCATGTCCCTTACCCTTGAAGGTCTTTGGATTGCTGCCACACACAGATAGCAACTTCCTCACAATATTGTATCAAGATCAGGTTGGAGGATTACAGTTGGTAAAAGATGGGAGATGGGTCACTGTTAAACCAAATCCAGAAGCTCTAATCATCAACATTGGCGACTTATTTCAG GCATGGAGCAATGATGCTTATAAGAGTGTAAAACACCGAGTGGTGACCAATGGTCGTGTGGAGAGATTTTCTGTGGCGTATTTCTTCTGTCCTTCCTATGATACCATAATACAGAGTTGCAAAGATGGGCCTCGGGTTTACAGAAAGTTTAGTTTTAGAGAGTACAGAGAACAAGTCCAAGAAGACGTTCGGACTACAGGCAACAAGGTGGGGCTTCCCAGGTTTCTCCTCTCTGAAGGGCAGTAG
- the LOC122066984 gene encoding 60S ribosomal protein L27a-3-like has protein sequence MTTRFKKNRKKRGHVSAGHGRIGKHRKHPGGRGNAGGLHHHRILFDKYHPGYFGKVGMRYFHRLRNKFHCPIVNIDKLWSLIPQEVKDKASPENAPLIDVTQYGFFKVLGKGVLPPSQPIVVKAKLVSKIAEKKIKESGGAVVLTA, from the coding sequence ATGACGACCAGATTCAAGAAGAATAGGAAGAAGAGAGGCCATGTCTCTGCCGGACATGGAAGAATAGGCAAACACAGGAAGCATCCAGGAGGTCGAGGTAACGCTGGTGGTTTGCATCACCACAGGATCTTGTTTGACAAATACCATCCAGGTTACTTTGGTAAGGTTGGTATGCGTTACTTCCACAGGCTTCGCAACAAGTTCCACTGCCCTATCGTCAACATCGACAAACTCTGGTCTTTGATTCCACAAGAGGTGAAAGATAAGGCATCGCCGGAAAACGCACCATTGATCGATGTTACTCAGTACGGTTTCTTTAAGGTCTTGGGTAAGGGGGTATTGCCTCCTTCACAGCCTATCGTTGTCAAGGCGAAGCTTGTGTCCAAGATTGCAGAGAAGAAGATCAAGGAGTCTGGAGGAGCCGTCGTTCTGACTGCTTAG